From the Leptospira sp. WS60.C2 genome, one window contains:
- a CDS encoding CPBP family intramembrane glutamic endopeptidase gives MRSYLTITFLLGITICIGCLLSIGLYWIQFYLLYGVEGAKQFHFLRIVSRTLTVVLFFVMIVYVKRIQQKSLSSYGLANDEFRFRLLSGGFLLGTVSMSLLILTQVFLADSSLHNSPLQNKFFFDIVFQLLVSFTVATVEEWFFRGFTLQTLSQDMNIRSAVILSSLFFAATHFIRPVSHFYYLIPEFIGLFLIGVILANAYVYTKSIYLSIGIHAGWVYIVKLDKHFVNHFDSVFQKAFGGEKLLKSMVAWLFVLIILLLLRRYSDFLQRKNVSFLPAELEHKSN, from the coding sequence TTATCTTACCATTACATTTCTTCTTGGGATTACCATCTGCATCGGATGTTTACTTTCTATTGGTCTCTACTGGATTCAATTTTATCTTTTATACGGAGTGGAAGGAGCCAAACAATTCCATTTTTTACGGATCGTTTCTCGTACTTTGACCGTTGTTCTTTTTTTTGTGATGATTGTTTACGTGAAACGAATCCAACAAAAAAGCCTGTCCTCCTATGGTTTGGCAAATGACGAATTTCGATTTCGTTTACTTTCTGGCGGATTTTTGTTAGGCACCGTCAGTATGTCGCTTCTCATACTCACACAAGTTTTCCTAGCAGACTCTTCTCTACATAACTCTCCCCTGCAAAACAAATTTTTTTTCGATATCGTGTTTCAACTCTTGGTATCTTTTACCGTGGCAACAGTTGAAGAATGGTTCTTTAGAGGATTTACACTTCAGACTCTCTCCCAAGACATGAACATTCGTTCGGCGGTCATTCTATCGAGTTTATTTTTTGCAGCAACCCACTTCATACGTCCTGTCAGTCATTTTTATTACCTGATTCCGGAATTCATTGGACTTTTCTTAATTGGTGTCATACTTGCAAACGCTTATGTATATACCAAAAGCATCTACTTATCGATTGGCATTCATGCAGGTTGGGTTTATATTGTAAAACTGGACAAACATTTTGTGAATCACTTTGATTCCGTTTTCCAAAAAGCGTTTGGTGGAGAAAAATTATTAAAATCCATGGTTGCCTGGCTTTTTGTTCTCATCATTCTCCTATTGTTACGAAGATATTCTGACTTCCTTCAAAGGAAAAACGTTTCGTTCCTTCCAGCAGAGCTCGAGCACAAATCCAATTAA
- a CDS encoding alpha/beta hydrolase: MKKTLGLILPIIACFLLVASYYFSAKLLSPITLTKVDEEKIQQPISFSSFGLPDPETIRFQNGSLRLRGWYFKHSKKKNCGVILLHQFADSKLSLLPYAPMFWKLGCSLFFYDARAHGESDGTYSTYGYHEKMDLERAVEFFSEIDNTPEDRIGMFGVGFGGSTAIQFADGQYEYGFVIADAPFRDMRSYVEETLSLRYSHLIRLVLPLSLSLAELRGDFLVNDVSPLNTAKLITKPALVLFPGNTDGLEKNDAELIFANIKTKTKQLVSYQNALTRAETIKSPSLEYESHIQNFFKEYQLSK; this comes from the coding sequence ATGAAAAAAACTCTAGGATTGATTTTACCGATTATCGCCTGCTTTCTGCTAGTTGCATCTTACTATTTCTCAGCAAAACTTCTGAGCCCAATTACCCTTACAAAAGTAGACGAAGAAAAAATCCAACAACCAATTTCCTTTTCTAGTTTTGGCCTGCCAGATCCTGAGACGATCCGGTTTCAAAATGGATCCTTACGTCTACGAGGTTGGTATTTTAAACATTCGAAAAAGAAAAATTGTGGTGTGATTTTGTTACATCAGTTCGCCGATTCTAAGCTAAGTCTATTGCCATACGCTCCTATGTTTTGGAAACTTGGTTGCAGTTTGTTTTTTTATGATGCACGTGCGCACGGGGAAAGTGACGGAACGTATTCTACCTATGGTTACCATGAAAAAATGGATTTAGAAAGAGCCGTGGAATTTTTTTCTGAAATTGACAATACACCAGAGGATAGAATTGGTATGTTTGGTGTTGGTTTCGGTGGATCAACGGCCATCCAATTTGCCGATGGTCAATATGAATATGGATTTGTAATCGCCGATGCCCCTTTCCGCGATATGCGGTCCTATGTGGAAGAAACACTTTCTCTTCGATATTCTCATCTAATTCGATTGGTCCTTCCTTTGAGCTTATCTTTAGCAGAACTTAGGGGTGATTTTTTGGTCAATGATGTCTCTCCTCTCAATACTGCTAAATTGATCACGAAACCAGCGTTAGTTCTATTCCCTGGTAACACAGATGGTCTCGAAAAAAATGATGCAGAATTGATATTTGCAAATATAAAAACAAAAACCAAACAGTTGGTTTCTTATCAAAATGCTCTTACACGAGCGGAAACAATCAAGTCTCCTTCTTTAGAATACGAGTCTCACATTCAAAACTTTTTTAAAGAATACCAACTATCGAAATAA
- a CDS encoding CsgG/HfaB family protein, whose protein sequence is MKQYLAFFSLLLSVSLTNCRTMDAAIQYPESGKSSLGISKVAVLVFDIEEAKWGDEFTDAVSLQIAKSLPFKVIEREQLSKVVNEQSFSKTGIIDTQTAVRIGKVLGVDALVFGRGSALKKFDEKGKLIPNLVDTVSLKIVHIESGQVIVNARKKPGADWTVARLLQYTLGFGFIWSREDILIATSQYDFVAESLVDRIVSELQK, encoded by the coding sequence ATGAAACAATATTTAGCGTTTTTCTCCCTACTACTTTCTGTATCGTTAACCAATTGTCGGACGATGGATGCTGCGATCCAATACCCTGAATCGGGAAAATCTAGCCTCGGAATTTCAAAAGTGGCTGTCCTCGTTTTTGACATCGAAGAAGCAAAATGGGGAGATGAATTTACTGATGCTGTCTCCTTACAAATTGCCAAATCACTTCCGTTCAAGGTCATAGAAAGAGAACAACTCTCAAAGGTGGTAAACGAACAAAGTTTTTCCAAGACAGGAATCATTGATACACAAACAGCGGTTAGAATTGGGAAAGTGTTAGGTGTGGACGCTCTTGTCTTCGGGAGAGGTTCCGCCTTAAAAAAATTCGATGAGAAGGGAAAACTAATCCCAAATTTGGTCGATACCGTATCCTTAAAGATTGTTCACATCGAATCTGGACAAGTGATTGTCAATGCCAGAAAAAAACCAGGTGCCGATTGGACAGTTGCTCGCCTTTTGCAATACACCCTCGGTTTTGGTTTCATTTGGAGCCGTGAAGATATTTTAATCGCTACGAGCCAGTATGATTTTGTGGCTGAAAGTTTAGTGGATCGAATTGTAAGCGAACTGCAGAAATAA
- a CDS encoding Dps family protein: MKINIGIPEEERSAISESLRKLLADTYTLYQKTHSYHWNVTGPMFQTLHLLFMTQYTELWNAIDPIAERIRSLGYFAPMGGWEFAKYSSIAEDKEVPKAKEMIKNLVEGNEAVIRTARAAYAPAEKGNDQATLDLLTQRLDIHEKTAWMLRSLLEE, translated from the coding sequence ATGAAAATTAATATTGGAATTCCAGAAGAAGAAAGAAGTGCTATATCAGAATCGTTACGTAAACTACTGGCGGACACATATACGTTATATCAAAAAACACATAGTTACCATTGGAACGTAACAGGTCCGATGTTCCAAACCTTACACTTGCTCTTTATGACCCAATACACAGAACTTTGGAATGCCATCGATCCGATTGCCGAAAGAATTCGTTCTCTTGGCTACTTTGCCCCTATGGGTGGATGGGAATTTGCGAAGTATTCCAGCATCGCTGAAGACAAAGAAGTTCCGAAAGCAAAAGAAATGATCAAAAACTTAGTCGAGGGAAATGAAGCTGTGATCCGAACAGCACGTGCCGCGTATGCTCCCGCAGAAAAAGGAAACGACCAAGCGACCTTAGATCTTCTCACACAAAGACTCGACATCCACGAAAAAACTGCTTGGATGTTACGATCGTTACTCGAGGAATAA
- a CDS encoding alpha/beta fold hydrolase, with amino-acid sequence MKLNYKLYPYQSSNPNGKSIGTIIILHGLFGSSKNWVTVAKFLSEFATVYAIDQRNHGDSPHSDEHSIQIMANDLETFLSEEKIQNPILLGHSMGGLVAMYFDLTRPGVVSRLIIQDIAPRSYPFVYEKEIESMSFPLDGFTSRTEIDTEMAKYVKDSFIRQFLQMSLERREDGSYHWKLNVDGINHARRVFDDVFSLDQISKTPTLFLLGGSSEYISESDFTMMDRFFQNNQKVKIPFGGHYIHFTHQKEYLEQLRNWLEKEFR; translated from the coding sequence GTGAAATTAAACTACAAACTGTATCCTTATCAATCCTCCAATCCCAATGGAAAGTCGATTGGGACGATCATCATCTTACACGGTTTATTTGGTTCTTCGAAAAACTGGGTGACCGTAGCCAAATTTTTATCTGAATTTGCAACGGTCTATGCCATCGACCAACGCAATCATGGCGACTCACCGCATAGTGACGAACATTCCATCCAAATCATGGCAAATGATTTGGAGACATTTTTATCGGAGGAAAAAATACAAAATCCAATCCTCCTTGGTCATTCCATGGGGGGGCTTGTGGCTATGTATTTTGATTTAACACGTCCAGGTGTTGTGAGTCGACTTATCATCCAAGACATTGCCCCGAGGTCCTATCCTTTTGTTTACGAGAAAGAGATTGAATCGATGTCCTTTCCCTTAGATGGATTCACGTCCAGAACGGAAATTGATACGGAAATGGCTAAGTATGTCAAAGACAGTTTCATACGCCAGTTTCTACAAATGAGTTTGGAACGAAGAGAAGATGGATCCTACCATTGGAAATTGAATGTAGATGGAATCAATCACGCTCGCAGAGTTTTCGATGATGTTTTTTCTTTGGATCAAATTTCAAAAACACCAACCCTATTTTTGTTAGGTGGAAGTTCTGAATACATTAGTGAATCTGATTTTACCATGATGGATCGTTTTTTTCAAAACAATCAAAAAGTAAAGATCCCTTTTGGAGGACATTACATCCATTTCACTCACCAAAAGGAATATTTAGAACAACTTAGGAATTGGTTAGAGAAGGAATTTCGTTAA
- a CDS encoding SH3 domain-containing protein, which translates to MIPTNSWNGSVNQSVLVFLVSILFVPCLFSAPTFQEKPKQSKPSELLRRDMNSEIVIPVIGLNLHLFADGKSDVLRKLKFGEPVRFDKDSLESPKEDWIPVKLEDGLSGFIKRSVVRSVPAKQYLSTLVFEAEKQILSKQVEFLAKQEITDTIFSISSSGKFTGDDFIFLRAKAGFFLKKTVDLMNEKGIKPDNDPNTLEFLKRHQTKLLYDYSSGKYYVDSNYFWKLLESYPKTKHSDYAGYLATESIPVVDCGVDLRCRLEELRKGKLRYLYLFPTGNYVTLYTKDIVKTLNSMTKDPDSIPCFSPVSEGIKSEINQMIRYASETGPREKKQILPHLQILKKECFR; encoded by the coding sequence ATGATTCCAACTAATTCTTGGAATGGATCCGTGAATCAATCGGTATTGGTTTTCTTGGTATCGATTCTTTTTGTTCCTTGTCTATTTTCTGCACCTACCTTCCAGGAAAAACCAAAACAATCCAAACCTTCTGAATTACTGAGAAGAGACATGAATTCTGAGATTGTGATTCCAGTCATTGGTCTCAACTTACATCTATTTGCTGACGGTAAAAGTGATGTATTACGAAAACTAAAGTTTGGCGAACCAGTTCGTTTTGATAAGGATTCTCTAGAAAGTCCAAAAGAAGATTGGATTCCAGTAAAATTAGAAGATGGGTTATCTGGGTTTATCAAACGATCGGTAGTGCGTTCCGTTCCAGCAAAACAATACTTATCCACATTGGTATTTGAAGCAGAAAAACAAATCCTCTCCAAACAAGTGGAATTTCTCGCGAAACAAGAAATTACGGATACCATTTTTTCGATTTCCTCTTCTGGAAAATTTACAGGTGATGATTTTATTTTTCTTCGTGCCAAAGCTGGATTTTTCTTAAAGAAAACAGTGGATCTGATGAATGAAAAAGGCATCAAACCTGACAATGATCCGAACACATTAGAATTTTTAAAACGCCACCAAACAAAGTTATTATATGATTACTCCTCTGGAAAATACTATGTAGACTCCAATTATTTTTGGAAATTACTAGAATCGTATCCGAAAACAAAACATTCGGATTACGCAGGTTACTTGGCAACAGAAAGTATCCCTGTGGTTGATTGTGGTGTGGACTTGCGTTGTCGATTGGAAGAATTGAGGAAAGGGAAATTACGATATCTGTATTTATTCCCTACTGGTAACTATGTGACTCTTTATACCAAAGATATCGTAAAAACTCTAAACTCTATGACCAAGGATCCAGATTCCATCCCATGTTTTTCGCCTGTGAGTGAGGGGATCAAATCGGAAATCAACCAAATGATACGATATGCATCAGAAACGGGTCCAAGAGAAAAAAAACAGATCCTTCCTCATTTGCAAATTCTGAAAAAAGAATGTTTCCGCTAA
- a CDS encoding pyridoxal phosphate-dependent aminotransferase produces the protein MKLVAKRLDVVEPSPTLAITAKANQLKASGLDVVGFGAGEPDFDTPAHIKEAAKKAMDQGKTKYTPVSGTVSLKEAIIKKFETENGLKYEKSQIIVGTGGKQVLYNFFMATLNPGDEVIIPAPYWVSYADIVRLAEGTPVIVATDISSGFKITPAQLEKAITPKTKVFIFNSPSNPTGAAYTRADVEALVKVLEPKDIITVSDDIYEKIIYDGLEFVNPAMISEKMKEKTFVINGVSKAYSMTGWRIGYGAGNAEIVKNMDTMQGQSTSNPSSISQAAAEAALTGDQTPVAEMLKAFDKRRKLVVGLLREIPGVECRMPEGAFYAFPYMTGVYEMPGFKRLLLEKKETSYSKLFCDVLLEKYNVAAVPGIAFGDDKAIRLSYALGEKDVEKGVARIKQMVEDLQK, from the coding sequence ATGAAACTTGTAGCAAAACGGCTCGATGTCGTAGAACCTTCTCCTACTCTCGCAATCACGGCAAAAGCCAACCAGTTGAAAGCGAGTGGTCTTGATGTAGTTGGATTTGGTGCAGGGGAACCTGACTTTGATACACCAGCGCATATCAAAGAAGCTGCAAAAAAAGCGATGGACCAAGGGAAGACCAAATACACTCCCGTAAGTGGAACCGTTTCTCTGAAAGAAGCCATCATTAAGAAGTTTGAAACTGAAAACGGACTAAAATACGAAAAAAGTCAAATCATTGTAGGAACGGGTGGCAAACAAGTTCTCTACAATTTTTTTATGGCAACACTCAATCCTGGGGATGAGGTCATTATTCCTGCACCGTATTGGGTAAGTTATGCGGATATTGTTCGTTTGGCGGAGGGAACTCCTGTGATTGTCGCAACGGACATTTCGAGTGGTTTCAAAATCACTCCTGCGCAATTGGAAAAAGCCATCACTCCCAAAACTAAAGTTTTCATTTTCAATTCACCTTCCAATCCAACAGGAGCCGCTTACACTCGGGCAGACGTAGAAGCACTCGTGAAAGTATTGGAACCAAAAGACATCATCACTGTATCGGATGATATCTATGAAAAAATCATCTATGATGGTTTGGAGTTTGTGAATCCTGCGATGATCTCTGAGAAGATGAAAGAAAAAACCTTTGTCATCAATGGTGTGTCCAAAGCCTACTCGATGACGGGTTGGAGGATTGGATACGGAGCCGGGAATGCTGAGATTGTGAAAAACATGGACACCATGCAAGGCCAGTCAACCAGTAACCCTTCTTCCATCTCCCAAGCAGCAGCAGAGGCAGCACTGACTGGTGACCAAACACCAGTGGCAGAAATGCTAAAGGCATTTGACAAACGTCGTAAACTCGTAGTGGGACTCTTACGCGAGATCCCTGGTGTGGAATGCCGTATGCCAGAAGGTGCGTTTTATGCCTTCCCATATATGACCGGTGTGTATGAGATGCCTGGTTTCAAACGTCTTCTTCTTGAGAAAAAGGAAACATCGTATTCAAAACTATTTTGTGATGTGCTTCTCGAAAAATACAATGTGGCAGCAGTGCCAGGAATTGCGTTTGGAGATGACAAAGCCATTCGATTGTCGTATGCGTTAGGCGAAAAAGACGTCGAAAAAGGTGTCGCTCGTATCAAACAAATGGTTGAGGATTTGCAAAAGTAA
- a CDS encoding DNA repair helicase XPB: MTKPLTVQSDKTMLLEVDNPEFEACRDLVSKFAELEKSPEYMHTYRISPLSLWNAASIKMTAEEIIEGLTKFARYSVPKNVMNEIREQISRYGKVKLVKEESGELYIISNEKGFITEIANNRAVQPFVDGMEGDKIRIKKEYRGHIKQALIKIGFPVEDLAGYDEGNKYPFNLRPTTKGGIKFGMRDYQRASVEAFHAGGRNEGGSGVVVLPCGAGKTIVGMGVMQIVGAETLILVTNTLSIRQWRNEILDKTDIPESDIGEYSGELKEIKPITIATYNILTHRKKKGGDFTHFHIFSANNWGLIVYDEVHLLPAPVFRMTSELQAKRRLGLTATLVREDGLEEDVFSLIGPKKYDVPWKELEAKSWIAEANCVEIRVPMEDDLRMKYSVADDREKFRLASENPEKLRAISYILKKHSTNNILVIGQYINQLEEISNTFKIPLITGKTPLPERQELYQAFRSGQIKQLVVSKVANFSIDLPDANIAIQVSGTFGSRQEEAQRLGRILRPKSQDNTAIFYSLISRDTNEERFGQNRQLFLTEQGYEYEIYTLDQFKETVPEESLTN, translated from the coding sequence ATGACCAAGCCACTCACCGTACAAAGTGATAAAACAATGCTTCTTGAGGTGGATAACCCAGAATTTGAAGCGTGTCGGGACCTCGTTTCCAAGTTTGCCGAGCTCGAAAAAAGCCCGGAATATATGCATACCTACCGTATTTCTCCCCTTTCTTTGTGGAATGCTGCGTCGATCAAAATGACAGCAGAGGAAATCATAGAAGGCCTTACTAAATTTGCTCGTTATTCTGTTCCCAAAAACGTGATGAATGAAATTCGAGAACAAATCTCTCGTTACGGAAAAGTGAAACTCGTCAAAGAAGAGTCAGGCGAGTTGTACATCATCTCCAATGAAAAAGGATTTATCACTGAGATCGCGAATAATCGTGCCGTTCAACCCTTTGTGGATGGAATGGAAGGTGACAAAATTCGAATCAAAAAAGAATACCGTGGTCACATCAAACAAGCGTTAATCAAGATTGGTTTTCCTGTGGAAGACCTTGCGGGTTATGATGAAGGAAATAAATATCCATTTAACTTACGTCCTACGACAAAGGGTGGAATTAAGTTTGGAATGCGAGACTACCAAAGAGCTTCGGTGGAAGCCTTTCACGCTGGTGGACGTAACGAGGGAGGATCGGGCGTTGTCGTCCTTCCTTGTGGTGCGGGTAAAACCATTGTGGGAATGGGGGTCATGCAAATTGTAGGGGCGGAAACTCTCATTCTTGTGACGAACACTTTGTCCATCCGTCAGTGGCGGAATGAAATTTTAGATAAAACTGATATCCCTGAATCAGATATTGGGGAGTATTCTGGGGAATTAAAAGAAATCAAACCCATCACAATTGCGACATACAACATCCTCACACATAGAAAGAAAAAGGGAGGGGACTTTACCCACTTCCATATTTTCAGTGCCAACAATTGGGGACTCATTGTGTATGATGAGGTTCACTTACTTCCTGCTCCTGTTTTCCGTATGACGTCGGAACTCCAAGCAAAACGTAGGTTAGGTTTGACAGCGACTCTTGTTCGTGAAGATGGACTGGAAGAAGATGTGTTCTCTCTCATCGGACCTAAAAAATACGATGTACCTTGGAAGGAACTGGAAGCGAAGTCTTGGATTGCGGAAGCCAATTGTGTGGAAATCCGTGTTCCTATGGAAGATGACCTTCGTATGAAATACTCTGTAGCGGATGATCGTGAAAAATTCCGTTTGGCTTCAGAGAACCCAGAAAAACTTCGTGCGATTAGTTATATTTTAAAGAAACATTCCACTAACAACATTTTGGTGATTGGACAGTACATCAATCAGCTGGAAGAAATATCCAATACGTTCAAAATCCCGTTGATTACAGGAAAAACTCCACTTCCAGAGAGGCAAGAACTCTACCAAGCGTTCCGTTCTGGACAGATCAAACAACTTGTGGTTTCGAAAGTAGCTAACTTCTCGATCGACTTACCAGATGCAAACATTGCCATTCAGGTGTCGGGAACCTTTGGATCCAGACAAGAGGAAGCACAGCGATTGGGTCGTATCCTTCGTCCAAAGTCCCAAGACAATACAGCGATTTTTTACTCACTGATTTCGCGTGATACCAATGAAGAAAGGTTTGGTCAAAACAGACAGCTCTTCCTCACCGAACAAGGGTATGAATACGAAATTTATACTTTGGATCAGTTCAAAGAAACAGTTCCAGAAGAATCACTCACAAACTAG
- the dusA gene encoding tRNA dihydrouridine(20/20a) synthase DusA, with the protein MTSPVPSYRISVAPMMDWTDRHFRFFMRLISKHALLYTEMVTTGAILRGKDNHRYLDFSKEEHPIALQLGGDSPAALAECAKIGEGYGYDEINLNVGCPSDRVQSGSFGACLMKEPDLVAEMVSACKAMVKIPVTVKHRIGVNGKESYEDLHHFVSKIKDAGVDHCIVHARIAILEGLSPKENRTVPPLRYEDVYQLKQDFPDLPITINGGIKTHEEIKQHLTKVDGVMLGRAAYDNPFLFADVDSLYFESKETPKTRESVLEAMIPYVRSVRENGGKVHHVLRHILGLYHGERGAREFRKYLTDRMHLDSATESILESYLTR; encoded by the coding sequence TTGACAAGTCCTGTCCCGTCGTACCGCATTTCTGTTGCTCCGATGATGGACTGGACCGACAGACATTTCCGCTTCTTTATGCGGCTTATCTCCAAACACGCGTTATTGTATACGGAGATGGTGACCACTGGAGCCATTCTCCGGGGAAAAGACAACCATCGCTATTTGGATTTTTCAAAAGAAGAACATCCCATCGCTTTACAATTAGGTGGAGACTCACCTGCCGCTTTAGCAGAGTGTGCTAAGATTGGAGAAGGGTATGGATATGATGAAATCAATTTAAATGTAGGTTGCCCTTCTGATAGAGTCCAAAGTGGGAGTTTTGGAGCCTGTCTTATGAAAGAGCCCGATCTTGTGGCTGAGATGGTGTCGGCATGTAAGGCAATGGTCAAAATTCCTGTGACCGTCAAACACCGTATTGGTGTCAATGGGAAAGAGAGCTACGAGGATTTACATCATTTTGTTTCCAAAATCAAAGACGCTGGTGTGGATCATTGTATCGTTCATGCAAGGATTGCCATCCTCGAAGGACTTTCCCCGAAAGAGAACCGAACGGTTCCTCCACTTCGGTATGAAGACGTTTACCAGCTAAAACAAGACTTCCCCGATCTTCCCATTACGATCAATGGAGGGATCAAAACCCATGAGGAAATAAAACAACACCTAACAAAAGTAGATGGAGTGATGCTCGGTAGAGCAGCGTATGACAATCCATTTTTATTTGCCGATGTGGATTCTTTGTATTTTGAATCCAAGGAAACGCCAAAAACAAGAGAATCGGTTTTGGAAGCGATGATTCCATATGTACGTTCTGTTCGTGAAAATGGAGGAAAGGTTCACCATGTACTTCGTCATATCTTGGGATTGTATCACGGCGAAAGAGGAGCAAGGGAGTTTCGAAAGTATCTGACTGATCGGATGCATTTGGATTCGGCCACAGAGTCGATTCTAGAATCATATCTTACGCGTTAA
- a CDS encoding flagellar biosynthesis protein FlhA, with amino-acid sequence MNFRDILKQSDVVLGVGTLMILGMLIVPLPGFVLDILIVVSIGLGLLILMTALSVTEPSEFSIFPSLLLITTLFRLALNVSTTRQILSKGPAMNSSVIEAFGTFVVGGESGLGKYVVGLIIFIILTIVQVLVITKGATRISEVAARFTLDGLPQKQMSIDMELNSGAITEAEAKIKRKKVQREVDFYGAMDGASKFVQGDVRAGLIITAINLLGGILIGSTIRGESFLASIETYGKFTIGDGLVSQIPGLLSTTATGIIVTRSSSEKKLTVEIKDQLFGNAKTLYVVAGALGLASLIPGLPFFSLLFLSGAIGYLGYSIEQVAKEEIKKIETVSQEKVQEKKPENYIKEISVEAIQVELGRDLLPLVDASSGGHLLEQIANTRKKFAIDFGLVIPAIRIIDNLEIPHDNYSIRINGVVVGQAAVKADRLMAMNNTSRNLEPIVGEAFTEPAFGLKATWIDPNDKIEVENKGYSVVDPSTVIITHLKELISNYASQLLGREEVKALLEHLRQTHPTLVGELDYDKQGRLGIIQQTLQNLLAEGLSIKNLPKIMDAIANHLPRTNNPFDLAEHVRQALSRQIINDFLSPDGKLHVVTIDPRIIDRMNKSITLDETDGSKLIILPHDIRVRILESVYNELQKALDENRFLIFVVSRYLRQAFAFFLTKELPPRNFAVIASEEIHRGVPTEIASVLSLPSREEQPQEA; translated from the coding sequence ATGAACTTTAGAGATATCTTAAAACAATCTGATGTTGTGTTAGGTGTGGGAACCTTAATGATCCTTGGGATGTTAATTGTCCCGCTCCCAGGATTTGTTTTGGATATCCTGATTGTTGTGAGTATAGGGCTTGGGCTCCTTATCCTCATGACGGCTTTATCAGTTACGGAACCGAGTGAGTTTTCGATTTTTCCAAGTTTACTCCTAATCACCACACTCTTTCGTTTGGCACTAAACGTTTCGACAACAAGGCAGATCCTTTCCAAAGGACCTGCGATGAATTCCAGTGTGATTGAAGCGTTTGGAACCTTTGTGGTAGGAGGAGAGTCTGGACTTGGGAAGTATGTTGTAGGCCTCATCATTTTTATCATCCTCACCATTGTACAGGTGTTAGTCATCACCAAAGGTGCAACTCGGATCTCGGAAGTAGCAGCCAGGTTTACACTTGATGGTTTGCCACAAAAACAAATGTCCATCGATATGGAACTCAACAGTGGTGCTATCACAGAAGCAGAAGCTAAAATCAAACGGAAAAAAGTCCAACGAGAAGTTGATTTTTATGGGGCCATGGATGGAGCTTCTAAATTCGTACAAGGGGATGTGCGTGCAGGGCTTATCATCACTGCCATCAACTTACTCGGTGGGATTTTGATAGGATCCACCATTCGTGGAGAATCCTTCCTTGCATCGATTGAAACGTATGGGAAGTTTACCATTGGAGATGGGCTTGTATCGCAAATCCCAGGTCTACTTTCCACAACGGCAACGGGTATCATTGTCACTCGTTCTAGTTCTGAAAAAAAACTAACTGTTGAGATCAAAGACCAACTCTTTGGAAACGCGAAAACCTTGTATGTCGTGGCTGGAGCATTGGGGCTTGCGAGTCTTATCCCTGGACTTCCTTTTTTCTCACTTCTCTTTTTGTCAGGTGCCATTGGGTATTTAGGATATTCGATCGAACAAGTTGCCAAAGAAGAAATCAAAAAAATCGAAACAGTTTCCCAAGAGAAAGTCCAAGAGAAAAAACCAGAAAACTACATCAAAGAAATTTCTGTCGAAGCCATTCAAGTGGAACTTGGGCGCGATTTATTACCGTTAGTGGATGCTTCCTCTGGTGGGCATCTCCTCGAACAAATTGCCAATACTCGTAAAAAGTTTGCGATTGATTTTGGTCTTGTCATTCCTGCCATACGGATTATCGACAATTTAGAAATCCCACACGACAATTATAGCATTCGTATCAATGGGGTGGTTGTGGGCCAGGCGGCTGTGAAAGCAGATAGGCTTATGGCGATGAACAATACATCGAGAAATTTAGAGCCGATTGTTGGTGAAGCTTTCACCGAACCTGCGTTTGGTTTGAAGGCGACTTGGATTGACCCGAATGATAAAATTGAAGTGGAAAACAAAGGATACTCGGTGGTGGATCCTTCTACTGTCATCATCACTCACCTAAAAGAACTGATATCCAATTATGCATCCCAACTTCTGGGAAGAGAAGAGGTGAAAGCCCTTCTCGAACATTTACGCCAAACGCACCCAACCCTTGTGGGAGAATTGGATTACGACAAACAAGGAAGACTTGGGATCATCCAACAAACCTTACAAAATCTTTTGGCAGAGGGACTTTCCATCAAAAACCTTCCGAAAATTATGGATGCGATTGCCAACCACCTCCCACGCACAAACAACCCGTTTGATTTGGCAGAACATGTAAGACAAGCTCTCTCACGCCAAATCATCAATGATTTCTTATCGCCAGATGGGAAGTTACATGTGGTAACGATTGATCCAAGGATCATCGATCGTATGAATAAAAGTATCACACTCGATGAAACGGATGGTAGTAAACTCATCATTCTTCCACATGACATCCGTGTGAGGATTTTGGAATCGGTTTACAATGAATTACAAAAGGCATTGGATGAGAACAGGTTCCTGATCTTTGTGGTTTCGAGATACTTAAGACAAGCATTTGCATTCTTTTTGACAAAGGAACTACCCCCAAGGAACTTTGCAGTAATTGCTTCTGAAGAAATCCACAGAGGGGTTCCAACAGAAATAGCCTCGGTTCTTAGCCTTCCATCCAGAGAGGAACAGCCACAAGAAGCATAG